The sequence CACCTGAGCCAGCACGAGGCGTTCTACGCCGTGGATTCGGCCGAGGGAATCTGGAACTCCGGCCGCGACGAGAAGCCCAACCTGGGCCACAAGCCGCGGCACAAGGAGGGCTACTTCCCCGCCCCGCCGGCGGACAGTCTGCAGGACTTTCGCTCCGGCCTGGTGCTCAAGATGCAGGAGGCGGGGATCGACGTCGAGGTCCACCACCACGAGGTGGCGTCCGCCGGGCAGTGCGAGATTGACATGCGGTTTTCCACGCTGACCGACATGGGCGACAAGCTCATGCTGTACAAGTACCTGGTGAAGATGTACGCCCGGGAGCACTTCAAGACCGCCACCTTCATGCCCAAGCCCATCTTCGGCGACAACGGTTCCGGGATGCACTGCCACCAGAGCCTGTGGAAGGACGGGATCAACCTCTTCTTCGACCCCCAGGGCTACGCCCAGACCAGCCAGCTGGCGCGCTGGTACATCGGCGGATTGCTGGCCCACTCCGCGGCGCTGATGGCCTTCTGCGCGCCGACGACGAACAGTTACCGTCGCCTGGTTCCGGGCTACGAGGCGCCGGTGAACCTGGTGTACTCCATGCGGAACCGCAGCGCCGCCGTGCGCATCCCGGTCTATTCCACCAGCCCGCGGAGCAAGCGGATCGAGTACCGGCCGCCCGACGGCAGCGCCAACCCTTATCTGGCCTTCGCCGCGATGCTCATGGCCGGACTGGACGGCATCCGCCGGCAGATCGATCCCGGCGATCCGATGGATGTGGACCTCTACGAGCTGCCCGAGGCGGAGAGCGCAAGGATTCGCCAGGTGCCGGGGTCCCTGGACGCCGCCCTGGCGGCCCTCGAGGCGGACCACGCCTTCCTGCTGGAGGGGGAGGTCTTCACGAAGGATCTGATCGAGACCTGGATCGAGCAGAAGCGGAAGAAGGAAGTGGACTTCGTCCGGATGCGGCCGCATCCGGCGGAGTTCCACCTGTACTACGACGTGTAGCGGGGCACGGGCGCCCGAGAAACGGCACGCTCGATCTCCCGAACCGCGGAAGGGCCCGCGGACGGCGACGAACGCCGTGCCGGTGCTTTCAGCCCCGCGGGCCTACTTCCACTTGATGGTGCAGCCGACCGGCGTGGTCTCCG is a genomic window of Armatimonadota bacterium containing:
- the glnA gene encoding type I glutamate--ammonia ligase, with protein sequence MKEQVRNHISDRTIANPSQVIEFCRAQGVQMVDFRFTDLPGTWQHFSAPVTELDESMFVEGVGFDGSSIRGFQHINESDMILLPDAATATIDPLLRVKTLLLTCDVYDPVTRARYTRDPRYVAQKAERYLAASGIATTSYWGPEAEFFVFDDVRYHLSQHEAFYAVDSAEGIWNSGRDEKPNLGHKPRHKEGYFPAPPADSLQDFRSGLVLKMQEAGIDVEVHHHEVASAGQCEIDMRFSTLTDMGDKLMLYKYLVKMYAREHFKTATFMPKPIFGDNGSGMHCHQSLWKDGINLFFDPQGYAQTSQLARWYIGGLLAHSAALMAFCAPTTNSYRRLVPGYEAPVNLVYSMRNRSAAVRIPVYSTSPRSKRIEYRPPDGSANPYLAFAAMLMAGLDGIRRQIDPGDPMDVDLYELPEAESARIRQVPGSLDAALAALEADHAFLLEGEVFTKDLIETWIEQKRKKEVDFVRMRPHPAEFHLYYDV